Proteins encoded in a region of the Leifsonia sp. PS1209 genome:
- a CDS encoding YigZ family protein: protein MSPFTLSSPVTAEVEVRRSRFIALATPVADREAALAEVARLRAAHPGANHVCWALLAGGHSGMSDDGEPSGTAGRPILEVLRHHDLDGVLGAVVRYFGGVKLGAGGLVRAYTDAIAAALVDAPVVERVPETVLVVAAEYGDAERVRRWADGEGYETGDAEYAEAVRFTLRLPTSRAATARDAVRDLTQGRAVVEG, encoded by the coding sequence ATGAGTCCGTTCACGCTCTCCTCCCCCGTCACCGCGGAGGTCGAGGTGCGTCGCAGCCGTTTCATCGCGCTGGCAACGCCCGTCGCCGACCGGGAGGCCGCGCTGGCCGAGGTGGCACGGCTGCGCGCCGCGCATCCGGGAGCGAACCACGTCTGCTGGGCGCTGCTGGCGGGCGGGCACTCCGGGATGTCGGACGACGGAGAGCCGTCCGGCACGGCGGGGCGCCCCATCCTGGAGGTGCTGCGACACCACGACCTCGACGGCGTGCTCGGGGCGGTCGTGCGGTACTTCGGCGGGGTGAAGCTCGGAGCGGGCGGCCTGGTGCGCGCGTACACCGATGCCATCGCTGCCGCCCTGGTGGATGCGCCCGTCGTCGAGCGCGTGCCGGAGACGGTGCTCGTGGTGGCGGCCGAGTACGGCGACGCCGAGCGCGTGCGGCGCTGGGCGGACGGCGAAGGCTACGAGACCGGAGACGCGGAGTACGCAGAGGCGGTGCGGTTCACGCTGCGGCTGCCGACGTCACGGGCCGCAACAGCACGGGATGCGGTCCGCGACCTCACGCAGGGCCGCGCGGTGGTCGAGGGCTGA
- a CDS encoding NAD(P)/FAD-dependent oxidoreductase: protein MPKILIVGGGYAGFYTAWKLEKQLRKGEAEVTIVDPLPYMTYQPFLPEVAAGSIEPRHAVVAHRRHLTKTNVVTAKVTYVDHAKKTATIQPPIGDAYEFEYDIVVVTAGAVSRTFPIPGVADQAIGLKTIEEAVAIRDRVLTNFDKAANLPAGPERDRLLTFVVVGGGFAGIEVFAELRSFASALLKNYPQISFEDTHFHLIEAMGRIMPEVSLPTSHWVIKNLAQRGAEIHLDTQLASAVDGVIELSTGEKFETDLIVWTAGVMANPTIVRHTDLPIEERGRLRVRADLRVGSDDEIIKDAWGAGDVSAVPDLTGGGVGGFCVPNAQHAVRQGKLLAKNIIADLRGELPRQYFHKNLGAVAGLGLGVGVFQSGKLAIKGLPAWFAHRGYHGLAMPSWERKWRVLWGWWNNFWLGRDIVSLAATQHPRAVFEEFAARPKPAVAEAPAVDAPKKAPAKKSAPKEPAEVAAK from the coding sequence GTGCCCAAAATCCTGATCGTCGGCGGCGGATACGCCGGTTTCTACACTGCGTGGAAGCTCGAGAAGCAGCTGCGCAAGGGGGAGGCAGAGGTCACTATTGTCGACCCGCTGCCCTACATGACCTACCAGCCGTTCCTTCCCGAGGTCGCAGCCGGGTCCATCGAGCCGCGCCACGCGGTGGTCGCCCACCGCCGCCACCTCACCAAGACCAACGTCGTCACCGCCAAGGTCACGTACGTCGACCACGCGAAGAAGACGGCGACCATCCAGCCGCCCATCGGCGACGCGTACGAGTTCGAGTACGACATCGTCGTGGTCACCGCCGGCGCCGTGTCGCGCACGTTCCCGATCCCGGGCGTCGCCGACCAGGCCATCGGCCTCAAGACCATCGAGGAGGCCGTCGCCATCCGCGACCGCGTCCTCACCAACTTCGACAAGGCGGCCAACCTGCCCGCCGGCCCCGAGCGCGACCGCCTGCTGACCTTCGTGGTCGTCGGCGGCGGCTTCGCCGGCATCGAGGTGTTCGCCGAGCTGCGTTCGTTCGCGAGCGCGCTGCTCAAGAACTACCCGCAGATCTCGTTCGAGGACACGCACTTCCACCTCATCGAGGCGATGGGCCGCATCATGCCGGAGGTGTCGCTCCCGACCAGCCACTGGGTGATCAAGAACCTCGCCCAGCGCGGCGCGGAGATCCACCTGGACACCCAGCTCGCGAGCGCCGTCGACGGCGTCATCGAGCTGTCGACCGGTGAGAAGTTCGAGACCGACCTGATCGTGTGGACCGCCGGTGTCATGGCGAACCCCACCATCGTGCGCCACACCGACCTCCCGATCGAGGAGCGCGGCCGTCTCCGCGTGCGCGCCGACCTCCGCGTCGGCTCCGACGACGAGATCATCAAGGACGCCTGGGGCGCCGGCGACGTCTCGGCCGTCCCCGACCTCACCGGCGGCGGCGTCGGCGGTTTCTGCGTGCCGAACGCCCAGCACGCCGTCCGTCAGGGCAAGCTGCTCGCGAAGAACATCATCGCGGACCTCCGCGGCGAGCTCCCGCGCCAGTACTTCCACAAGAACCTGGGCGCTGTCGCCGGCCTCGGTCTCGGCGTCGGAGTGTTCCAGTCCGGCAAGCTCGCCATCAAGGGCCTCCCCGCCTGGTTCGCGCACCGTGGATACCACGGCCTCGCGATGCCGAGCTGGGAGCGCAAGTGGCGCGTGCTGTGGGGCTGGTGGAACAACTTCTGGCTCGGACGCGACATCGTCTCGCTCGCAGCGACGCAGCACCCGCGTGCCGTCTTCGAGGAGTTCGCCGCCCGTCCCAAGCCCGCAGTGGCAGAGGCCCCTGCGGTCGACGCTCCGAAGAAGGCTCCGGCCAAGAAGTCCGCTCCGAAGGAGCCGGCCGAGGTTGCAGCCAAGTAG
- a CDS encoding S8 family serine peptidase has product MTRLGRAATAVALAGLLGLAAAVAPSSVAHADQVRDLEYWLTDYGFTQAWKTTKGAGVKVAVIDTGVDGSVRDLAGAVVGGTDVSGVGAANGQKPLGDAGSADHGTWVASLLAGRGAGPDSGVLGAAPEASILTASVALGSASGAIGSDEQIATAVRWAVDNGAKVINMSLTRNTLDWPTSWDEAFQYAFDHDVVVVAAAGNRGSGTTEVGAPATIPGVVAVAGVDRQGQASFDASSQGITIAVSAPSEQLVGVSPGGGYVQWAGTSGATPLVAGAVALIRAAHPELKAPDVIERLIKTARAAPGTVPSPIYGYGLLDAAAAVSAKVPHVSANPMGDLSEWVRIHRRADVPTSPAPGKVPATTATPHALPAAPSARVDQLLWPQWTALTGFWLPFSLITGFAALVVLGGVGAFRHFRATGSRE; this is encoded by the coding sequence ATGACCCGGCTCGGCCGCGCAGCGACCGCCGTCGCCCTGGCAGGACTGCTCGGGCTGGCCGCCGCCGTCGCGCCGTCCAGCGTCGCGCACGCCGATCAGGTGCGCGACCTCGAATACTGGCTGACCGACTACGGCTTCACCCAGGCTTGGAAGACGACCAAGGGCGCAGGCGTCAAGGTCGCGGTGATCGACACCGGCGTCGACGGCAGCGTGCGCGACCTGGCCGGGGCGGTCGTCGGCGGCACCGACGTGTCCGGCGTCGGGGCGGCGAACGGGCAGAAGCCGCTCGGCGACGCCGGCTCCGCCGACCACGGCACCTGGGTGGCGTCGCTGCTCGCCGGTCGGGGAGCCGGCCCGGACAGCGGCGTGCTCGGCGCCGCGCCCGAGGCGAGCATCCTGACGGCGTCCGTCGCGCTCGGCTCCGCCTCCGGCGCCATCGGCAGCGACGAGCAGATCGCGACAGCCGTGCGCTGGGCCGTGGACAACGGCGCGAAGGTCATCAACATGTCCCTCACCAGGAACACGCTCGACTGGCCGACCAGCTGGGACGAGGCGTTCCAGTACGCGTTCGACCACGACGTGGTCGTCGTCGCGGCGGCGGGCAACCGGGGGAGCGGCACCACCGAGGTCGGCGCGCCCGCCACCATCCCGGGTGTCGTCGCCGTCGCCGGGGTCGACCGGCAGGGGCAGGCGAGCTTCGACGCGTCGTCGCAGGGCATCACCATCGCCGTCTCCGCGCCCAGCGAGCAGCTGGTCGGGGTGAGCCCGGGCGGCGGCTACGTGCAGTGGGCGGGCACCAGCGGGGCGACCCCGCTGGTGGCGGGAGCCGTCGCGCTGATCAGGGCAGCGCATCCCGAGCTGAAGGCTCCGGATGTGATCGAGCGGCTCATCAAGACGGCCCGCGCTGCACCGGGAACCGTGCCGAGCCCGATCTACGGCTACGGACTCCTGGATGCGGCCGCCGCGGTCAGCGCGAAGGTGCCGCACGTCTCGGCCAACCCGATGGGCGACCTTTCCGAGTGGGTGCGCATCCACCGCAGGGCGGACGTGCCCACCAGCCCGGCGCCCGGCAAAGTCCCGGCGACGACGGCCACTCCGCACGCCCTCCCCGCCGCCCCGTCTGCGCGGGTCGATCAGCTGCTCTGGCCGCAGTGGACGGCCCTCACCGGCTTCTGGCTGCCGTTCAGTCTGATCACCGGTTTCGCCGCTCTCGTGGTCCTCGGCGGGGTCGGCGCATTCCGGCATTTCAGAGCGACGGGCAGCAGGGAGTAG
- a CDS encoding DUF501 domain-containing protein, whose translation MTTPPFDAVTDQDIATVSAQLGRPARNVVGIAARCVCGNPTVVSTAPRLDDGTPFPTFYYLTHPAATAALSQLEATQVMNEYNELLEADESVRDQYAAAHRAYLADRESIAVVDEIAGISAGGMPVRVKCLHALGAHALAAGPGVNPIGDLALARADWSPEVCECQDYTAG comes from the coding sequence ATGACCACCCCACCCTTCGATGCAGTGACCGACCAGGACATCGCGACCGTGTCCGCCCAGCTCGGGCGGCCGGCGCGCAATGTCGTCGGCATCGCGGCGCGCTGCGTCTGCGGCAACCCCACCGTGGTGTCCACCGCCCCGCGGCTGGACGACGGCACGCCGTTCCCGACCTTCTACTACCTCACGCATCCCGCAGCGACCGCCGCTCTGTCGCAGCTGGAGGCCACGCAGGTGATGAACGAGTACAACGAACTGCTCGAAGCCGACGAGTCCGTGCGCGACCAGTATGCGGCGGCCCACCGTGCATACCTCGCCGACCGGGAGTCCATCGCCGTCGTCGACGAGATCGCCGGCATCTCCGCCGGAGGCATGCCCGTGCGCGTCAAGTGCCTGCACGCCCTCGGAGCGCACGCGCTCGCCGCAGGACCGGGGGTGAACCCGATCGGCGACCTCGCTCTCGCGCGCGCCGACTGGTCGCCCGAGGTGTGCGAGTGCCAGGACTACACCGCAGGATGA
- a CDS encoding septum formation initiator family protein, with product MSSGSATGRWLRGLHFSGFSLVMMGLLILAVVVLAPTAQSLISQRQQIADQQKAVDALSGQVSDLKEQRARWNDPSYIRAQARDRLYYVMPGEVSYLVIDDRAPAAQTKDAPVSSKLQKTETDWLGSLFGSFMGAGLSDATPSQLGGTAPASTPTPTSTPGGK from the coding sequence ATGTCGTCGGGATCGGCCACGGGACGCTGGCTGCGCGGGCTGCACTTCTCCGGCTTCTCGCTGGTGATGATGGGGCTCCTCATCCTCGCCGTCGTCGTGCTCGCGCCCACCGCGCAGAGCCTCATCTCGCAGCGGCAGCAGATCGCCGACCAGCAGAAGGCGGTGGATGCGCTGTCCGGCCAGGTCTCCGACCTCAAGGAGCAGCGCGCCCGCTGGAACGACCCCAGCTACATCAGGGCGCAGGCGCGCGACCGGCTCTACTACGTGATGCCCGGCGAGGTCAGCTACCTCGTGATCGACGACAGGGCCCCGGCCGCACAGACCAAGGATGCGCCGGTCAGCTCGAAGCTGCAGAAGACCGAGACCGACTGGCTCGGCTCCCTCTTCGGCTCGTTCATGGGCGCCGGCCTCAGCGACGCGACACCGTCGCAGCTCGGCGGCACGGCCCCGGCGAGCACTCCCACCCCCACCTCGACCCCTGGCGGCAAGTGA